AAAATGGCGACGTACGATcgaaacgatttaatttcatcgcGTTTCTGTTTCAGTCCACTTTCGACCCGACGAAGGTGATGCTCTATACGCTGAGCTTCTTCCTCCTCTGCCTGAACGTGAGTATATTTCGATGGGAGACGAATTCCTTTAATCTTCAGGGACTCGCGTCTCacgcaattttttttattttttttttttattaacgaaTTACGAATTACAGTACGCGTTTTGCTTTCAGGTATATTCCTTGTTGTGCGTCGTCTCGCAGTATCAAGAGTATACGGCTGGTCGAGGCACCGCCGCGGACGACTACGAGTACAGGGTCAGTATTCTGAGAGTCTCTCAACGGAAACAGGAACGGAATAAGGGACGAAAAGTTAAGTGGATTAATTGTATTGTTCAATCGTTGTTCCGTAATTCTTAAAAGGAAAGTCTAATGCTTTCGAGCGGGCCGTTTAATGCTTAAAGTGTTAAGTTACGTTATGATTCTCAACAGTAATCTACGACTATTTGATCGTCCCATATGTTCGTGCCGTTCGTCCCTGGATCAAGATAAAATTCGTAACTTATCGTCACTAGGaggaaaacaaaaatatatacagtTGCCTGTATTAGTACACTGTAATGGTGATACACTATAAATGGGGGGGAAAAAATATATGAATTGTTAGCAGTCGTGGCACGTTGGAAACGCTGAGTCACTGTCCGATTAAAAAGTGCAGCATCATCGGGTCACGTGCAGTACAGGATTGGGTTGCCGCTCCGGGGGGAAAAAATCACGCATTATTAGCTTTATTATTATTCTATAATGTTTATGGTTATATTTCTGTATCAGTTTCGTAATTGAGCGTTACTTGCCCTCGTGAATATTATAAAAAAGAACTAGTATTGTATTTACTATCGTAGTGTAACTATATAACAAACAAATCTGTACAGTAGTAGTGTTAAACAAACAAATttgaatcaccattatagtgtacaAATTAGTCTATGTTGAACTGATAAATAAGTACCACCATCTCCGTTAATCAATGGTTAACTGAAAATTGAAGTTACAAGGTGTGCTCCTCGGGGATAGTTCCAGATTGCGTCCCGTCGCGCTTGTTTCCGGAAATCGGTAGCCTTTCCGAAGAAAATCACTGGGCTTCCAACGGGGAAAAGGTCTCCAGGGTATCGATATCCGAGCAATCTTATTATCGAAATGGAAGCTATCTGCCAGACATGTTCATCGTTTTCACGATTTCTCAGAAATTACTCGATCCATTTGCTTGGATATAAAACTACGATCGCGAAATAATTCAAATACATATATTAATCTCCTCTTCGAGGAACAAAATAGAAATTCACATTGAATTATGTATCACCTTGTCTTGAATTTATATTGTAATGGCAAGGACGACGCACCCTCCTGAATCCTTATCTTTGGAATTTAGGGCACTGTCCTTTCCCCTCTTACGAGACACACGGTTCTGCTTATGATGTTATCTAACGCCGAGATTGCTAAATTAAACGTTACTGATTTACGTTTTCACGGAAGGAAGCTACACGTTTCGAATTAGGGATATCGAAAAGATAGCACGATCGAAAGTTGTCGAAAATAACAAacaatatttacgagttctgtTGCTTTATGTATGGAATCTGaaacgtaaatctagcgttaaaggATCCCGTTTCACAGCCACCTATTCCACCCCTATCGTCTCGTTTGTACAATTTAaccataattaaatttttaatttttcaatgttcAATGTTCGATTAGCGTAGATTGTGCTGCGGTTAACGTTGTCCATGAATATCGGTATACAAATCGAACTCGCGTTATTGGCTTTCTTCGAAAAGCGAATGACGCGGCGACATCCTTCGTATCGAAGGTTTCTCAAATAAGCGTTATTCAGGTTGACAGACGGGAAGATTAACGATATCCATCGTTCGTCCCGTACCATGCATTTTAATCGTGAAAACGGGATTCAGCGtaagatttattaattttcgaaaTCCCCTTTAAACGAGATACAACTCTTCGGGGAGGGGAAAAAAATCGATGACgtattttaatttctaaatcTCTGTTACCTAACGGAAAAGTATCTCATCTATTTTAAGAATTCGATTCGTTCTTTTATACTTTGTGCCAGGCCCGGAGAACAGAAACAAAATCGAACCCTTTGAGCTATTCTAGATCCGCTTGACATCGCTATGCCCATAAACTCATTTCAAAACTTGGCACCATATAACGGGCGATCGTTTTAGGTAACGGTCTGTAAAACTGCATTTGCATTAGGCAAGTTTTAATCGATCGGACCGAAGTCGATGAAAATCGCCCGGGTAAACAGAATGTCAACCAAGTTGAAACAACTTCTGATCGTTCGACCGGAAGCAGGCCATTCGTCTATTTTTGGTCAAACGACACGATCGTTTCGACAATAGTTCGTCGTTTAAATATACCAGtaaatgaattatttttaaacgcgTGAAACATTAAGAAATAATTGTCACTCGAAAGCCATCGTTACTCCTCGatgacgaataaaaaattacgcGAACGGTAGTAAGTGCATTTACATTGGGAAATACTCTCGTCAAGAATTTCCGGAGCAGAAATTATCTTGTTAGATTTGATGTTCCGAACTATGGAACTAATCCAATTAATCGCTCTCGGAATCCTTGACGAGAATTTATCGATACAAATTCTATTAATCTTTTATCCGTTGAAAGATATTGCTACGAATATTCCCAAAGTCACGTTTTATTATTGTGCAAGCCCCGTATCATTCCACGATTGGAACCACATCTATTACCGTATAGATCAACCCATTTAATCTATAAATAGATATATCTCGTACAGTTAACTAAAAATATCCTTTGTTTGCTCGGCTGGATGTTTTAATGTTCGacattttcattttgtttttaattcaTGTCATTTTATCGGTCACGTACAatttatagacgaaaattgatcGTAGAATGCCACCGGTTTCCCAACTCGATTAAGTTCCTCTTCTACGATGAGCCACGCCATCGTGCTGGACATCAAAGAACCCTCGTTTCTCTCTCGAAAAGAATTTCTTGGTAGCTCGTTGCCCCCGGAAGGACCGACGATCAACATCGTGGCTTTTCCCGTTGAAAAATCTAATTACAAAATGGGTCTTATGAAGTGCCCTTTGAAGGTTCCAGCTGTGAGGTACGTGACGCAGCCACCGACTACGACCGCCACCTCTTGCCTAAGCTCCCGTCGAACAGTGACCAACAACGAGACCAAAACGACCGCAACGCCCACGCAAAGTTCCACAACCGGTCAGAACACTCATTCGTTGGAGAAAAGTCCTGTCGTGGGACGACCGCCTAGGAAACACGTTCAATTTCCCGACACAGCCGCCGAGTGTCAGAAGGAGAAACCTGGTAAGCACGAGATCAATTGGCCGCTCAAAGTCGTTCGTCAGATCCCCCGTCATTCTTATTTCCCTGCATCGTGTTTGATCGAATTCGGTAAAGAATATGTTTCAGGTGAATTTTTCACTACTTTTGTTTCATTTATTTAACCCCCAGCGGGGTTAATGGGAACGCACGCTCGAACGAGATGGATGTTTTACCATGAATAAAACATATAATAAACTTGGAAACTAAATTTTTTATGTATGCATTAGATTCGAGCAAACAAAATGGCGTTGATTGCGACTCTACGCGCGCGGTACACGTGGCACGATGACGTCAATGATTGTTACACCCTACGGCGTACGAGAATTGACACTTGACCGGTATTGTTATTTTCGAACGCATTCTCTGTCGAGATTTTAATTAAACGTTACTTTGactttgtaaaatatttaaaatattaataccagGCGACAAGGAAACAAAAGTCGATTATTTCGTCGCCGCAAAGTTTACGGTGATCTATTAAGCGACGAACAGGGGCGGTGAAACTTTGCAAACCACCTGCCATTTGCGAATGTTCAAACTCAATTTTCGGCGGTGTTTACAAACtctcactatacagggtgttcgaccacccctgggaaaaattttaatgggagattgtagaggccaaactaagacaaaaatcaggaatattaatttgtcgatggaggcttcgttaaaaagttattaacgtttaaagttccgtccgtattgaatttttcttctcgaaaatgcgcagtatttcgggggtaagtctattcaccaaaaatgcttgcaatttacccctgcaactaaaaataatttttccagaatgatttgaaatttttttttttcgccgaaaaatttaggcaccttctcgaatttttttctctaaaatcggtaggatttcgttggtatgtctaatgaccaaaaatgattgtaattgatccctgtaactaaatataattttttgagaCAACCCTTTACAAAGCTTCCATTTCctcaattctattaataaaaatacgaatttgcataaGGATCCGCAGTCTGATTATTACACGGTCCGGCAGACTCCGTCGAGCAAAGCTAAGCGTTTATGATTCCGAGGCTGACTAATACAAAATTCGCTGGATCATTGCGGAAATAGCATTAGCGAGCGAGCCTTTGATCTGGAAATTCCATTCCGGCCTCTTGCAAACTTCGTTTGGTGTCTGAGCTTCTACGTTCACTGCACCGTCGCGTCCCTGGTCTACAACAGGGTTTTCCAATAATAGGATTTACAATTCCAACAACGTTTCGGACACTTGGAACGATTTATGGTCGATAGAATCGACGGTACTCTCGCGACTGGTCGTCGATAAACACACGCAAGACAAGTTTGCTTGAAAACTTGGGTCGCTATCTTTACGAGATCcgatcaattataattattttattcaaaatgGATCGACTTTTCGCTCTGTTTCAGAGAGTACGGTCACTGTATTGGTGCCCAAAACGGAGTCGGAGGCCGCGAACGCGACGACGTCGTCCTCGTCCAGGGTCAAGGAACCATCGTCGATCGATCAGAACCCTCAATCGCAGAAAAACAGCCGAGTTCGACACACCTGAAACCGTCGTCCAGACGCTGATTACAGCGACAGACCGAGAATCGACCGCCatcttggattcgatgaatTATTTCTCCTCGAAGGAACGTCCCAGTGTGCAAACTAATCCATCGGACAGAAAACGCGGAGTCGTGTGCCAGTTCGTTGATAACTTGGTCCACGGCCAGTTTCCATGGACCGCCAATTGTTTCCAATCGATAGAAACTGGGCGATCGACCATAGCCGCGACGGGTGTTCAAGTTTCTCGCGGCGCGCCATTTGTCATCGGAAGCAGACGTCGTTTAAAGTCGATCGAACTGTGGAAACGCATACGTATAAACTCCGATTCGTTTCAAGCTTTAAAATACCTTGAGCGGTGAAAATCGCGTGCCTGGACTTTTCAGCGTCGAAAATGGAACGTACAAACGACCCTTACGGAACAATGGACGACGTTTCGTTTGAAAAATATCGTTATCCGTAGGGCTTCGAGTCGAAATTAGGAAAGTTTCACGCGCGATTGATGTCGCGAAGCAAACGGAATCGCAAAGTTCTACCCATTAATGTGAGGACGAAATCGGATCGAACGGAATCCGATCTAGCGATAAACGTTTGcacgatcgtcgatcgatagCGACGCAGTTTGATAACGACCTTGTGGTCGCGGTAACGAGTGTCTGTCTTCCCATTCGAGGATGGATGCTCGGTCGATTTTCTTGCCAAGAACTCGAGACCACCGACAGGTTTCTCGAAACTGCTCTAAAACGAATTGTACCAAAGCTGTTAGTATTAACGAATCACGAACCGATTACGAGAGCGTACGAATTTCTTAACTATTTCTTTAGCGTAATAAAATCGAGGCTCGGGTCGAAGGGCCTGGTCGATCCACCCTGCGACAGGGTAAACGTCTTTAAACGTGTAATTAATTCGTGCGACCGACGAAGTTGGTCGACCGTATTTTTCTACTGTACATTTTCAGACAAAAACGTATTTTCAAAGGAACAGTAGCGTTCGTTCCCTTGTTACGCGATTAATTTTTGATTTCCATTACAGCTCGTCGAAGTCGTAAAAATTGCCCGCTCGAATTATAGACAATTACCGTGTGATCGTCGATCGTCACACTCTTTGTATCCTCGAATGTACATACTATTGTAAATTCAATCGTGTTACAGTACCTGTTTGTATAGATTCCGAAGAGGACTTTTAaaaggctgtttgaaaattttcaataaataatttatgtgGTTTTTTAATCCAGGTTCCAGTTATTACCTCCAGCGAAAATCATCGTCGTAGAAGAAGCAAGAGTATTTAATTCTACCTACAAtgaaatagaaaattatttcgTAATTATTTTATTCACAGAAATATGCACTTTCATAAATGTATCGTGATATAAAAGTTTACACTCCATAAAGTTTACGTTTCGTTTATGGTAACGCAAATTGTAACCATCTACAAATTTTTTTAGGTAGCAGCGACGAACGCCTTCCAATTTTCAGCAACAGCGCCGCGCGATTGCACGAAAAGTTACGTTGTAATACATTTTGGAATATTTGTACTTAaatttaatggaaaaaaaatttgataGTAAATCGATGATAACGTTCCACCAACGTTACAGCCAAGATGTAAATACAGCATCGTCCGATGAAACCACAACGTTGGAGGAACGTCTCAACTTCGATAGATTCGGCTCGTTACTGTTTCGTCGTGGAAACGATCTCTTCCTGTATCCGCGACAACGACATTTTCTTCGTCTCCGGTAGATAAAATATCAAGAAGACGACACCGAAGGCATTAAGACCGGAAACGAGCCAGAAGGCGGCGTACATGCTGTGTTGAAACGCGACGAAGCTCCACACGCACACCATCACGAACGACCACAGCGAGTTCAAGCAGAAACAGAAGCTGACGCAGGTCGCTTTCGCGTACATCGGGCAAATCTCGTTCATGACCACGAAGGGAACGCTGGCCAGTCCCAGGGATATGCTCGCGGCGTAGAACAGTATCGCCACGAACGCCACCCACTGCAGCTTCGTGACGTCGACGTTGTGCTCTTGCATGCAGAAGAAAACGCCTAAAAGGAAGCTGCAACCGGTCACGCCTATCACAGAGGTGATCATCAGCGGTCTCCTTCCTAAACGGTCCACGTGAAGGATGCACAACAGATAAGAGACCAGGTGCACCGTGGCCAGGATGATGCTCATATACGATCCTGGCATCTGAACGTCGTGGATGTACTCGAAGATCGTCTGGGCGTAACCGATCACGACTATCGAGCCCGAGAACGCTTGCATGGTCATTATGCACGCGCCGATCAGGATCTCTTTCTTACCACCTGGAAAGTTTAACAGGATCTTTCTACAATTCTTCGTTTTCTTTATTATCGTATTATGCACGTTTTATCGGCAATAGATGGCGTTTAATCGAAATCGACAAAATGTGATCTTGTATTCTAGCCAAGGGGAAGATTGAAGAGGACGACGAAGATAAAGGAAAGGAGAGGTATTGGGTAATCGTTCGAGGAACGTATATGGCATGTAGCAACGAAGGTGTAGGTCAAGCGCTTGCCACAAAGCTTCGATTACCTGGCTGATTGATCAGATGAAGGATGGACGAAAACGCCCCGCTGTTCCGGGGTTCGCATTCCACTGCTTTCATTATGGAGTCCAGTTCCTCGGCAATGACAGCCGAGCCGCGCAGAAATATCAAGGAATCCATGGCGGACCCGTAATGTTTACGGCGCAGCAGATAGTAGGGGGTCTCAGGGAACCAAATGAACATAGAAAACTGCAGTACTGATAGCGATATCGCCACGTAGGAGTATTCTTCCATGCTGGTGAACGAACCCACCACGTAGCCCAGGAGATTACCGCAGTAATCCATTAACACGAAGTAGCTGCCCAGAGCTCCGCGTACGTGCTGCGGAGCTATCTCTGTCACGTACATCGAACCTGCTGTGAAAATTATGCCACTGGCAGCCCCGCCTATGACACGCGCCAAATACAGATTCTGAAAACGATAGAAATCCTGACGTTTATACATTCGCGAGAAAAAGGATTTGTCAACCGTTCCAAAGACAAATCCTCGCGATCCAGCGCCATATTTCCATAGCGTTGCAAGTGCTGTGCCTTGTAAAAGGTTTCGTTGAGATTCACGCGTCCGGCAGAATTTGAGATTCGTTGAAATAAAATGCTTTAGCCAACGGTAATTAGGAAGAGTAAGATAGCTTTGCTCGAGACACGACCTCCAACGTCAATGGAAAAAATGTCGCTGAACAAACGAACCGACAGAAAGTAAACACTTGTCGTTAAAATGATAAAACGTGCAAGTCGGAAGTTTTTACTTGTACTCCTGTTCCCCGGCGTTCGAAGCAACCGTGTGTTTGCTTTGTCGCGTTACACATTGTCATTGGAAGTCTACAACATGGCGGCGCcgcaaaatattaattttcgtaAAACGAACAGTTTCTTCGCGACCGTACAATTCTCCCAGCGCATTTGGATTATTTCAACGAAATGCACTTACCATGATCGATCTGCCCCATACCGTCAGTAGCCAGCTCGCGACTGTGGGAACGATAGCGAGCAATATTGCGATTTTTCTGCCTAGGAAATCGACGACGAACGTCGAGAGGAAACATCCGAACGCCATTCCGAGTTTCAGTAAGGATACTATCCAAGAAGCTTCAACCTCGGTCATCTTGAAGGACGAATCCTCCGCCAATAATTTCGGCAACATGGGAGACGTCCATCCCAGAAACATCCCCACGGTTAACTGGGCCATGCTCACTATCTTCGTGCAACATTTTGTCAATATAATTATGATACGACCCACGAATTAAAATTAGTattctaattataatttttcttacCTACGAAAGTCACTACGTAGATCCTCGCATTCGACGTTTTCTCGATCCCCATTTGCTTTTGTTAAAACTCTCCCGCGGGTTCGAAAACGGCAAATTCGCGTGCGAATATAATTACGTCGATAACAGTTTTCTGTCTCATAGACACTTCTGGAAGACACTGTCGATGGCGAACGACAACGTAAAGTTTTAATTGTCAGGAAAGCAATAGCACGTTTCGAGATTCGGATGCAACCAACCAACTATATATACAGTCGGGGACAAAATTGAGCGAATAAGAAGTGGAAATGGTTGTCGTTCAAGTGTAATAAAAACTATACTACCGGACGGATATATTGAATTTGATCTATTACGTGTTCTCGTAGTACGTAGAACGATTCAATGAAATCATTAAAGTCAATATTAACGTTAATAAATTAACAAGTtacgtttaattttaattttcctaTCATGTTTCCCGATGATATCATTCAATCTCGTCGACATTGGAAAACGATTGTCGATTATACACGATTAAATATTTTGGATCGTTTGTTCAACTGTACTTTTCGACACTTTATACGTATCAGCTATTAATCTCgaaatttaattactttttgACATCGTGATATCATTTTGCAAATAATTCTACTGTTACGAAAAAACAGCCTATTTATAAAGATGACTTTTTTGATCGAGTATTCTCTGCTCCATGAAGACACGTGATAAATAAAATTCAAGTATATATCgagatattattttaattgtatttGAACAATAGCTATTTTTACCACCTGTTAGCTGAATTTTAGAACCGACTGTACATCGATACGTGAATAATAATTAC
The sequence above is a segment of the Colletes latitarsis isolate SP2378_abdomen chromosome 6, iyColLati1, whole genome shotgun sequence genome. Coding sequences within it:
- the LOC143342305 gene encoding uncharacterized protein LOC143342305 isoform X1, giving the protein MAIMQSCCCWRSVRRGSFACAIYSAIYFTVLALTTGSVLQRETQYLKGNRSLPESTSFLEPDTISPTTVRINMTLLVCSCCGVICSILLLYGLFKDQRVFLMPWIVTVIATCIVDVVHSLYLFVAVSTFDPTKVMLYTLSFFLLCLNVYSLLCVVSQYQEYTAGRGTAADDYEYRVSILRVSQRKQERNKGRKVPAVRYVTQPPTTTATSCLSSRRTVTNNETKTTATPTQSSTTGQNTHSLEKSPVVGRPPRKHVQFPDTAAECQKEKPESTVTVLVPKTESEAANATTSSSSRVKEPSSIDQNPQSQKNSRVRHT
- the LOC143342305 gene encoding uncharacterized protein LOC143342305 isoform X2, with the protein product MAIMQSCCCWRSVRRGSFACAIYSAIYFTVLALTTGSVLQRETQYLKGNRSLPESTSFLEPDTISPTTVRINMTLLVCSCCGVICSILLLYGLFKDQRVFLMPWIVTVIATCIVDVVHSLYLFVAVSTFDPTKVMLYTLSFFLLCLNVYSLLCVVSQYQEYTAGRGTAADDYEYRVPAVRYVTQPPTTTATSCLSSRRTVTNNETKTTATPTQSSTTGQNTHSLEKSPVVGRPPRKHVQFPDTAAECQKEKPESTVTVLVPKTESEAANATTSSSSRVKEPSSIDQNPQSQKNSRVRHT
- the LOC143342304 gene encoding facilitated trehalose transporter Tret1-like isoform X1, whose protein sequence is MGIEKTSNARIYVVTFVVSMAQLTVGMFLGWTSPMLPKLLAEDSSFKMTEVEASWIVSLLKLGMAFGCFLSTFVVDFLGRKIAILLAIVPTVASWLLTVWGRSIMNLYLARVIGGAASGIIFTAGSMYVTEIAPQHVRGALGSYFVLMDYCGNLLGYVVGSFTSMEEYSYVAISLSVLQFSMFIWFPETPYYLLRRKHYGSAMDSLIFLRGSAVIAEELDSIMKAVECEPRNSGAFSSILHLINQPGGKKEILIGACIMTMQAFSGSIVVIGYAQTIFEYIHDVQMPGSYMSIILATVHLVSYLLCILHVDRLGRRPLMITSVIGVTGCSFLLGVFFCMQEHNVDVTKLQWVAFVAILFYAASISLGLASVPFVVMNEICPMYAKATCVSFCFCLNSLWSFVMVCVWSFVAFQHSMYAAFWLVSGLNAFGVVFLIFYLPETKKMSLSRIQEEIVSTTKQ
- the LOC143342304 gene encoding facilitated trehalose transporter Tret1-like isoform X2; translation: MAQLTVGMFLGWTSPMLPKLLAEDSSFKMTEVEASWIVSLLKLGMAFGCFLSTFVVDFLGRKIAILLAIVPTVASWLLTVWGRSIMNLYLARVIGGAASGIIFTAGSMYVTEIAPQHVRGALGSYFVLMDYCGNLLGYVVGSFTSMEEYSYVAISLSVLQFSMFIWFPETPYYLLRRKHYGSAMDSLIFLRGSAVIAEELDSIMKAVECEPRNSGAFSSILHLINQPGGKKEILIGACIMTMQAFSGSIVVIGYAQTIFEYIHDVQMPGSYMSIILATVHLVSYLLCILHVDRLGRRPLMITSVIGVTGCSFLLGVFFCMQEHNVDVTKLQWVAFVAILFYAASISLGLASVPFVVMNEICPMYAKATCVSFCFCLNSLWSFVMVCVWSFVAFQHSMYAAFWLVSGLNAFGVVFLIFYLPETKKMSLSRIQEEIVSTTKQ